In one Heteronotia binoei isolate CCM8104 ecotype False Entrance Well chromosome 1, APGP_CSIRO_Hbin_v1, whole genome shotgun sequence genomic region, the following are encoded:
- the TRPT1 gene encoding tRNA 2'-phosphotransferase 1 isoform X2 has translation METGGSSVGGPSPSPSKRHGKQTSRRRCRDQDPDVRLSKALSYALRHGADKLGLQMGPDGFVDVAEILRLPQFKAWCLDDVQRIVETNDKQRFAVRPHPSDGRPQIRANQGHSLKVSELELIPLLDLTDFPETVAHGTYLHHWPAIRSKGLSRMGRTHIHLAPGLPGDKAVLSGIRNNCEVAIIIDVAKALAGCQLSLE, from the exons ATGGAGACAGGAGGATCGAGTGTTGGGGGGCCTTCGCCAAGCCCTTCCAAGAGACACGGGAAACAAACAAGCCGGAGGAGGTGCAGAGATCAG GATCCAGATGTTCGCCTCTCAAAAGCCCTCTCTTATGCCTTGCGCCATGGTGCAGACAAGCTGGGGTTACAGATGGGGCCTG aTGGTTTTGTGGACGTAGCAGAGATCCTCCGTTTGCCCCAGTTTAAGGCTTGGTGCCTGGACGATGTGCAGCGCATTGTGGAGACAAACGACAAGCAACGTTTCGCTGTGCGGCCACACCCTTCCGATGGACGACCCCAGATCCGTGCCAATCAAGGGCACTCGCTGAAG GTATCAGAGTTGGAACTGATTCCTTTGCTGGACCTCACAGACTTCCCAGAGACAGTGGCCCATGGCACGTATCTGCACCACTGGCCAGCAATAAGGAGTAAGGGCTTGTCCCGGATGGGGAGAACGCACATCCACTTGGCGCCAGGATTGCCAGGGGACAAGGCTGTCCTCAGCG gaatAAGAAACAACTGTGAGGTGGCCATAATCATTGATgtagccaaagctctggcag GATGCCAGCTTTCTCTTGAGTAA
- the TRPT1 gene encoding tRNA 2'-phosphotransferase 1 isoform X1, giving the protein METGGSSVGGPSPSPSKRHGKQTSRRRCRDQDPDVRLSKALSYALRHGADKLGLQMGPDGFVDVAEILRLPQFKAWCLDDVQRIVETNDKQRFAVRPHPSDGRPQIRANQGHSLKVSELELIPLLDLTDFPETVAHGTYLHHWPAIRSKGLSRMGRTHIHLAPGLPGDKAVLSGIRNNCEVAIIIDVAKALADGITFYRSANNVILTPGDANGLLAPCYFREALQLRPIRCQLSLE; this is encoded by the exons ATGGAGACAGGAGGATCGAGTGTTGGGGGGCCTTCGCCAAGCCCTTCCAAGAGACACGGGAAACAAACAAGCCGGAGGAGGTGCAGAGATCAG GATCCAGATGTTCGCCTCTCAAAAGCCCTCTCTTATGCCTTGCGCCATGGTGCAGACAAGCTGGGGTTACAGATGGGGCCTG aTGGTTTTGTGGACGTAGCAGAGATCCTCCGTTTGCCCCAGTTTAAGGCTTGGTGCCTGGACGATGTGCAGCGCATTGTGGAGACAAACGACAAGCAACGTTTCGCTGTGCGGCCACACCCTTCCGATGGACGACCCCAGATCCGTGCCAATCAAGGGCACTCGCTGAAG GTATCAGAGTTGGAACTGATTCCTTTGCTGGACCTCACAGACTTCCCAGAGACAGTGGCCCATGGCACGTATCTGCACCACTGGCCAGCAATAAGGAGTAAGGGCTTGTCCCGGATGGGGAGAACGCACATCCACTTGGCGCCAGGATTGCCAGGGGACAAGGCTGTCCTCAGCG gaatAAGAAACAACTGTGAGGTGGCCATAATCATTGATgtagccaaagctctggcag ACGGAATCACTTTTTACCGCTCAGCCAACAATGTCATCCTCACACCCGGTGATGCCAATGGGCTGCTGGCCCCCTGCTACTTCCGGGAAGCACTGCAGCTCCGGCCCATTC GATGCCAGCTTTCTCTTGAGTAA